In Fibrobacter sp. UWB13, the genomic window TCTTTTGATTAATTGACTTCCAAGAAATTTTCTTGGGCCGTCACTAAGCACATCTCCGATTCCTTCAATCTTCCCGAAAGTCTCGCGGGCTTTCGTCTCTCGTTCAGGTCGTTTTGGGCAACCCGTTCGAGGGTGAGACCAATTATAGAATTTTGAGGAATAAAAGCAAGGGGTCAGCGTAAAAAAAATTCACTTTTTTTCACTTTTTTTGATAAAAACGGGTTGTATTCAGGTTCTATATCATGATATTCACATTCTATTCACTAATTTTTTAGGAGCGCTCCAAAAGAAAAAGGGCTATTTGCCCTTTTGAAGTCCATTTTTTGGAAAAAATTTTTTTGAGGAGCTCTAAAAACAGCCCTTTTAGGGGATAACCACTCTATTTTGAATATATTCCAAAGGGTTCTCACAGGTATCCAAGTCCAATTCCGTCGATTTAACCTGCCAACGGAACCACGTCAATTGCCTTTTGGCATAATTTCGTGTTTTTCGCTTGACATCTTCGAGAATCCATTCGACTTGATTGCCGTCATTTGCACACAAAAGTTCTTTATAGCCAAGCCCCTGCCAAGCTGGAGCATCTAACGGAACTGTTTTGGCAAGTTCATGGATTTCGTCAAGCCAGCCATCCGCCATCATCTGGTCCACACGAGCATCAATTCGAGCATAGAGATTTTCGCGACTGCGGTTCAGCCAGAACACAGGCAACGCCCCTATCCCGCCTTCTCGTTCCTTTTGCCAATCCGAGAGCTTGCGCCCCGTCAGTTGGAATACTTCCAATATGCGGATAATGCGTTGAACGTTGTTCAGTTCAACTTTTTCCATCGCTTCGGGGTCCGCCAGCTTTGCTTTTTCGTATAAAGTCTTACTCCCAAACTTAGCAGCATCGTCTTCAAAAGACTTACGCACAGATTCATCGATTTTGGGTATCTGCGGAAGTCCAAGCATCAGGGATTGAAGATAAAGTCCAGTACCGCCCACCAAGATATAGTTTTGGTTCGGATTACCAGCCATTAGACTTTTCACATTTGCGCAAAAGTCGCCCGCCGAAAACACCTTGCGCGGATCCAGAAAATCCACCAAGTGGTGCTTAACCCTAGCCAAGTCAGCATGAGACGGCTGAGCCGTTCCAATAGCAAAGCCCTTGTATATCTGACGGGAATCTACGCCGATGATTTCGGCATTAAAACGTTCCGCCAGTTCCAGTGAAAGGCGAGACTTGCCAACACCGGTAGCTCCAACAAGTGCAAATAGAATAGGCATGCGCTCAATGTAGTTATATTTATAGGTGAAATGATAAAACTTAAACACATTGTCGCTCTTTTTTTCGCATTGGGGATTTTCGCCGGTTTGTCATATTACCTAAACAACCAGGATAGGGCATTCCAGATTCTCGAAAAGCTCGAAGAATCCGCAAACGTGCATGAAGACGAAGAAACTCTTGTCGAAAACGACACCTTACCTTTCGAACAGAGATTGAAAGATGAGATTAAAGTCATCTCGTCTAGTTACTCGAAACGCAGCAAACGTGATGTCTGGACTCTCGCCCGTGGAAAGACGATTGTCGTGTACCTTCTGCAAGCGCAAAAATTTGTACAAAAGCGTGGCGGAAAAATTCTTTTGATGGAAGAAATCACCGAGAACCCGAACGCCTACCAATCTGCAAAGGTAGACATGTTGACACCCAAAGGCGATTCCCTCCACTTGATTCTCCAAATATCGGACAATATCTTTATGAACAACGCATCGCTTATGAACGTTGCGTTTCAAGCTATAAACTCAACAAACTTAACACCTGAAATCATCGCCAAGCTAAACAATCTCGATTATCCATTTGATTTGTTGATCCCCCCATTTGGTCTAAACGAAGAGTTCTACAAAAGTTTAGACAAAATCCACAACAAAGAAATCGTCTTGTGGCTTGTCATGGAATCGACCAAACTAGACAAGCGTCATAACAAGTTACGCCCTCTCCGCATCCATCATACAGCAGAGCAAATCGAAGAGATTATCAACGCCGCAAAAAAGAATCTTCCAAGCGCCACCGGTATCGCAACACGTTATGGCGAACAGGCGGTCAAACACAAACAACTTATGCAGGCGATTCTAAAGCCGACAAAAAGGCAGAACTTGTGGTTTATGGACTTATCGATGGAAGACAGAACCGTCGTTCCACAAACCTGCAAAGACCTCAATATCACATGTAAAATTGCATTCCCTTACAATCCGGACAACAGCTCTATCGAGGACTACGTCCACCAGAAACTCAGGGAAGCGCCCAAAAGCGGAACATCTGTAATGATCATCCCGCTGACAGAACAAAATTTGTCTAAAATTGAGGATATTTCCAAGAAAGCAGCCAAGCAAGGAACTACCCTCGTAGACCTTTCAACTTTATTCAATTCTAAATAGGAGAGCCTATGTCTATCAAACTCGGTGTAAACGTGGACCATATTGCAACAATCCGTGAAGCCCGTAAAGGCAAGGAACCTGACCCGGTTGCAGCAGCCATGATTGCAGAACTCGCCGGTTGCAATGGGATTACAGCACATCTCCGTGAAGACAAGCGCCACATCCAGGACCGCGACATCAGGCTCCTCCGCGGAACAGTGACCACTAAGTTGAATTTGGAAATGGCACCGACACAGGCAATGGTGCAGTTCGCCATCAACCGCCAACCTGACATGGTAACGCTCGTGCCGGAAGTCCACACGGAACTTTCCACCGAAGACGGTTTGAACGTTTCTGCAAAGATTGATGAACTTGCAAAGTGCATCATGACGCTTAGAAACAACGATATCCAGGTGAGCGTGTTCATCGATGCCGAAACGGAACAGGTCAAGGCAGCCAAGAAGGTCGGCGCAAACTATGTGGAATTCAACACCGGCAAATACGCAACAGCATTTGAACTCGGCAGCCGCGAAGAAGTCGACCGTGAAATTTCTGCACTGCAGGATATGACGGTTCTCGCCCACAAGTATGGCTTAAACGTACTCGCCGGTCGTGGACTCAACTACAGAAACGTAGAAGCGGTTGCACAGATTGACGGCATTGACGAAATCATCATCGGTCACAGCATCGTGAGCCGCGCCGCACTCGTTGGCATGGAACGCGCTGTAAAAGAAATGATCGAAGCAATCAGAAGTTAGTCACTAGCAGCTAGTCATTGGTTATTAGTCATATCATCGCGCCAAAGGCGCCAAACTTTAAAACTAAAGACCAAGAGCCAATGACCAACAACTAAAATCAATAATCCCTATATTCCACGTTTTCGAGGACAAGCCCCTGCGGGGGCGCCCACGTGCGTTCGCCTTTGAACTTTTTCTCGAAAATCTGGTTGACCGTTCCTTCAGGATAACGGCCTCGACCAATATCAAAAAGCGTCCCGACCATCGCACGTACCTGGCGGTGCAAGAAGCGGTTCCCTTTGATGTGGAACATACAGCTCCAGTCATTCAAGCGTTCCAGGCGGAATTCGCTCAACGTGCAAAGCGTCGATTTTCCATCATTACGCGGGATGCAAAAATCAATAAAGTCGTGTTCGCCAAGGAATGACTGAGCCTCGCGACCCATCGCATCGATATCCAGATTCAGCGAACCGCACTCCCAGCCAAAGTCACGCATCAGCGCCACCGGGCGCGTAAATATCGTGTACTGGTAATAACGTAAAACAGCATCATAGCGGGCATTGAAGTCCGGTGCACAAGGCTCTAAATCGCGAATGCGAATCAAGCGTTTGGTAAGTCCGTTCACAGAACGGACAACCTTCTGCGGGTCTAGTTCACCATCAAAATCAAAGTGGACACACTGGCCGCGGGCATGAACCCCCGTATCCGTTCGACCCGCCCCCACCACGCGGATGGGCGCACGTAACGCCGTAGACAACGCCTCTTCGAGCGTTGACTGCACAGTTACAAAGCGGAGCTTGCCGCCACAATTTTGTTCTTGCCAGCCGTAAAAGGCGCTGCCTAAATATTCGCAACGAAAGCGGTAACGCATTAGTTACCTGCTTCTACAGCTTCCTTGATAACAGCCTCGACCTTAGCCTGAGGAATCTTCAACTTCGAAGCAATAGCCGAAGCCGGGAAACCTCTGCGAGACATCTGCAAAATCTTGCTGTTTACCGAAGATTCGCGATCAAAGCGGTTCATCTCAAGCGGATGAGCCACAGCTGTTGCAACAACTTCGGGCTTTGGCGCAGCTGCCGGAGCTGCAGGCTTTACCCTCGTGCGGTCATGATGCAGCACATCAGAAAGCGATTGCATTGCAGAGGTAATGCGTTCTCTAGCCGTCGGACGGAGAACCGTTCTACCGTTAAACGGAGACGTTAAAATTCGATTTTCAGGAACGCCATGTTCATCTTCGAAAGCAGCCTTCGTGGCGTTCACGTTCGAAGCATTTGCGTTGGACGCATTCAAGTTCGTTGCACTCTGATCGACAGGATTTGCACCTGCGGCAGCCTTTGTCTGAAGAGCCATCGTTTCACGACGCTTTGCGGCAAATTCTTCGGCTTCATCAATAATTGACTTTTTAGGGGCATGGACACGCGGAGTAAGGACCGTTTCTGTATCATCCACAGAAGGCATCTCCCCAGTCTCTCTCGATTTTGCAAGAGCTTCCATCATGCGAGTTTCAACAATTTTCTTGCGGTGGATAAGCACAAGCACGAGAATCACGGAGCAAAGGAGCACGGCAAGAGTTCCACCGATAATCCAGAGCCAAACGCCGCCAGAGAAGCCGCCCACATTTTCTTCCGGAGCTTCAGCTTCATCAGCCGTATTGGTGCGCATCGCCGAAAGGTCTTCCCATGCGTTAGAAAGTTCGTCGCGGATTTTCACCTGGGCATCGACATTGCCCTGAGAATTCCACAGCGCCACCTCCAAGGAATCAATTTTTGCGCGCGTCTGCATGTACCGGCTAACGTCAAAAGAGGAGGACGAGCCAGAAAAATCAACCTTGATGTATACAATTAAGGCGCAAGCCAAGACAAAAAGAACAACTGGAGCAGCGTATTTCTTCATGCCCGAAAATTTAGCAATAAAACCCTTTTCGTTATCAAAGTTTGACACTGAACAAAACCTCTTTTTTACATACCTAATATTAATTGTAGCAAATTTACAACACAGCATTGAGAACTTCACAACACTTTTCAACACGAATATGACAAAAAACACATTATAGAGCCAAACTTTAAATACCTTTATGTTCAAGAACTCTTTGTTCTCCTCCTAACCCCAAAAGAAACACTTTAGCCCCAACAGCTAAAGTGTTTTTTCGTTTTTATCACCTTTGAGCCCCCTATCATTCCAATTTATACGGTCAATAATTGCACTTTTTCGCTTGCAATTGCACCAAACACGACTTTTTGCGAAAAGTTTTTATAGTTTCAAGCTATGCAACCACAAGCACTTAGATTGTCCCGCATTACGATTTCGAATCTCCGCTCTATCCAGCGCGAGACTTTTCCGCTTAGTGATTTTACCGCCCTTATCGGCTACAACAACGCCGGAAAAACGAATATCTTGATGGGAATCCGCTGGTTGCTTGCCAATTTCTCGCTGGACATCTCGTATTTTGATGACCCGAACCACCCCGTAGAAGCGGAAGGGCTTTTTGAGGGCATAACCGAGCAGGTTTTGAACCGTCTTGGAGAAGAAAAAGCAGCCGAAGTAGAGCCGTTCCTCTCGGGAACAACGCTCCGCGTCAAGAAAGTGCAGCGAATCCCGGGTGAACTCCCCGGCAATATTGAATTTTGGGCATTCTGCCCGCCAAACGGCAAGCGCAAAGGCAAAGACTGGGTACGCGTCAATGACAAGTTTACCGCAGCCTTTAATCGCATGTTCCCGGAATCCATCGCTATTTGGGATTTTGAGGGGAACCAAGCCTACACCAAGCTCATGCACGAGATTTTCAAGCCACTGGAACGCAGGTTTGGTGGCGAATTGAGCCAGGTCATCGAGCAATTTACGGAACTGCTCTCCCCCGGAAGCGACTGCCAGGCCGAAGAAATCAAGGCTTTCGATAAAGAAGTCAACTCGGCACTCCGTCCGCTTTTCCCAAGTGTTCGCGTGGAGCTCGACATTCCCGTGCCGACTCTCGAGACATTCCTCAAAAGCGCAACGATTAAAGTCGTTGATGAAGATGATGGTTTTGAACGCGATATTTCGCGCATGGGTGCCGGTTCGCAACGAGCCATCCAGATGGCGCTTGTCCGCTACCTTGCTGAAATCAAGAAGCACCATAACAATCATTACCTGAGCCGCAAACTTTTATTGATTGATTCGCCGGAACTTTTTTTGCACCCGCAAGCAGTTGAGCTCGTGCGCGTGGCTTTGAAGAACCTTTCGAACGAAGGCTATCAAGTCGTCTTTGCAACGCATTCCGCACAGATGGTCACAAGCGAAGACGTGAGCACGTCTCTCTTGATTCGCAAGAACAGAGAACGCGGCACATTCATGCGCAAGCGAATGGAAGATGCCGTTCGCCAAGTCGTGAAAGATGCACCGAGCCAGCTGCAAATGCTGTTTAGTTTGTCTAACAGCAATGAACTTTTGTTTGCCGACTACGTGCTGCTCACCGAAGGTAAAACGGAATGGCGTGTGCTACCCGCCCTTTTCGAGCGCATTACCGGGCAATCTTTTGCACTTATTAAATGTGCGCTCGTGCGTCAAGGCGGCGTAAGCAACACCCGCAAGAGTATGCAGGTTTTGAGCGCCATGGACATTCCCGTGCGCGCCATTGTCGATTTGGACTACGCATTTACCACAGCAACACGCGACGGATTTTTAAGCGCCAATGACCCGGACATTACAGAATGCCGCAACTTGTTCCGCGAACTCGCTTGCCACAACCATTTGCGTTTGGTAAACGGTCTCCCTGTCAACAAGCACAGCAATATCAGCGCTTCTACAGCGTACGCGATGATGGCATCTATGCCAGAAGCCGAACGCCCCATCCGCAACATTCACAACAAACTCTGCGAGCAAGGCATTTGGGTCTGGACGAGAGGCGCAATTGAAGAACACCTCGGACTGAACGGCAAAAACGAAATGGTGTGGCGCAATTTTATTGAACGCAGCAAGTCCAAGAACTTTGTACAGACGCTCCCCGACTACGATGGCATTGAAGCCTTGTGCCAATGGATTATCAACGGGAGCCGCGGGCAGATTTAAATTTTCACAGCGAAGCAAAAAAAAGGGAGTGCGCATTTCTGCGACACTCCTTTTTTAATGTCTTGGATCCTATCGCTACGCTCCAGGATGACAAAGTCCGGGGTGACATTCTAGATGTTGTCGATAATCGCGTTGAACGCTTCGACGGGGCGCATCCACTTCTTGAGAAGTTCTGCCTTCGGGACATAGTAACCACCGATATCGGCAGGCTTACCCTGTTCAGCAGCGAGTGCGGCGACAATCTCAGATTCCTTCGCGGAGAGAGCAGCAGCGATCGGAGCGAACTTGCCGGCGAGTTCTGCATCGTCCTTCTGGGCGGCGAGAGCCTGAGCCCAGTAGAGAGCGAGGTAGAAGTGGGAACCACGGTTGTCGAGTTCACCGATTTTACGAGCCGGCGTGCGGTTGAATTCGAGAATCTTGCCGTTGGCAGCATCGAGCGTATCGGCCAAGACCTTAGCCTTCTTGTTGCCGTCCTTCAGCGCGACCTGTTCGAATGCAGGCACGAGTGCGAAGTATTCACCGAGAGAATCCCAGCGGAGGTAGTTTTCGGCGAGGAACTGTTGCACCTGCTTCGGAGCAGATCCACCTGCACCCGTTTCATAAAGGCCACCACCAGCCATAAGCGGCACGATGGAGAGCATCTTTGCAGAAGTACCGACTTCAAGAATCGGGAAGAGGTCCGTGAGGTAGTCACGCATCACGTTACCCGTCACACCGATGGTATCGAGGCCAGCCTTGGCACGCTTCATCGTTTCGACGATAGCCTTGCGCGGGCTCATAATCTTGATGTCGAGACCGTTGAGGTCATGTTCCGGCAAGTAAGCTTCGACCTTCTTCTGGATTTCACGGTCGTGAGCACGTTCCGGATCGAGCCAGAAAATCGCCGGCGTGTTGCTGAGGCGAGCGCGCGTCACGGCGAGTTTCACCCAGTCACGCACAGGAGCGTCCTTGGCCTGGCACATGCGGAAAATATCACCAGCTTCCACATTCTGTTGCAAGAGAACTTCGCCCTTGCCGTTCACAGCGCGGATAACGCCCTTGCCCTTAGCGACAAATGTCTTGTCGTGGCTGCCGTATTCTTCGGCACCCTGAGCCATGAGGCCCACGTTCGGCACTGTACCCATCGTCTTCGGGTCGAATGCGCCGTTCTGCTTGCAGAATTCAATCGTTTCGTCGTAGATACCAGCATAGCAGCGGTCCGGGATGCAGGCGACAACTTCTTGCAACTTGCCTTCCTTGTTCCACATGCAGCCGGAATTGCGAATCATAGCCGGCATAGAAGCGTCGATAATCACGTCGCTCGGCACATGCAAATTCGTAACGCCCTTGGCAGAATCGACCATAGCGAGATCCGGGCCTGCGGCGAGTGCGGCGTCGATGGCAGCCTTGACTTCGGCTTCCTTGGCATTTCCTTCGAGGCGCTTGAACAAGTCACCGAGACCGTTGTTGGCGTCGATTCCGAGTTCCTTGAAGAGGTCGGCGTACTTCGCGAACACATCCTTGAAGAACACGCGGACAAATGCACCGAACAGCACCGGGTCAGAGACCTTCATCATCGTGGCCTTGAGGTGCACGGAGAAGAGGAGGCCCTTGGCCTTGGCTTCGGCCATTGCATTGGCAATGAACTTTTCGAGAGACGCCATGCGCATGACGGTCGCATCAATGATTTCGCCCTTGAGGAGCGGCTTTGCGGCACGGAGTTCCGTCACAGCACCAGCTTCATCGACAAACTCAATCTTGAAGGAATCGGCTTCGGCCATCGTGATGGACTTTTCGTTGCCGTAGAAGTCATCGGCCTGCATGCTCGCGACATAAGTCTTCACAGATTCGTTCCACACGCCGTTGCTATGCGGATTATTGCGGGCATAGTTCTTGACAGCGTTAGGAGCGCGGCGGTCGGAGTTGCCCTGACGAAGCACCGGGTTCACAGCGGAGCCCTTCACTTTGTCGTAGCGAGCGCGGATAGCTTTTTCTTCGTCGTTGGCAGGAGCATCCGGATAGTCCGGGAGTGCGTAGCCGTTCTTCTGGAGTTCGGCAATAGCGGCCTTGAGCTGCGGCACGGAAGCAGAAATGTTCGGGAGCTTGATGATGTTTGCATCCGGTTCAAGCGTGAGCTTGCCGAGGAATGCGAGGTCATCCGTCACCGGCTTACCAGCAAACGTCGTACCTGCCGGGAGCGTGTCCGCGAAAGCGGCAAGAATGCGGCCTGGTAAGGAGATGTTCTTGGTTTCGACATCGATATCTGCGGTCTTTGCGAAAGCAGATACGATAGGAAGCAAAGACTGAGTCGCCAAGAACGGCGACTCGTCCGTAAGGGTGTAATAGATTTTAGTATTCATACGCCCCTAAGATAGAAAATAGCTCATGGGAGTTAAGTTCTAAATCCTAGAAATAGGCTAGTCTTTACCAAAGAGTTCTGCATATCTATCTGGTTCAAACAACTCAAGCCAATCGTTATAATAGTGAGGCTCACTCGAGAAAACCCATTCTCCATACGGTTCTACTTTTTCAAGAGTTTCCGGCTTGTCACAATTCCAGTTGTCGCTCACATAAGTCGTTTTAACAATGGAGCGATCTAAGACATTCCAGTCGGGAGAATCCGCCAACAATATCATCGAATAGTGTACCGTTGTATCTTCAGGGCAATTTCCACTTTTCACGATATCCGTCACGTAAATTCCATTTGCATCATAATTCGTCACCAAGTGCCCCTTTGCCCCAACATCTTTCAAGACGATGATGTAGAAAACTTCCGGAGGATACCACTTGAAGCTCTCTATTCCAACCGGATAAGTCGCGAATGTCGGGAAAAATTCAGCCACTAAAGAATCAGGCAACACATAAACACCTTCTTTGCGGTATGCATCCGCAATTTTAGTATCTGGCAAAGTGTTATAAGCGAAGCCTAGACTATTCGCATGCTTGAGTTCAAGTTCGTCATCTTCTCTTTCTTGATAATAATATTGATTCCACTCACCTTCTACCCCTACTGTACTATCGACTATAGAAAATTGCCATCTATAAGCATACATAGAATGCTTTTGAGCCCTACTCCATTCATAGGCTAAATTACTAGTCCTATACACACTATCTCTATACAAACTATCAGAATAAGGATCATGATAGACATAATTCTCATCATCGTAAGGAGCGTATTTTATAGAATCCTTAAGGCACTGAATTTTATACTCCTCGGTATATGAATTCAAAACTTCATCAGGAGTTTTTCCTTCAGGGACAAAAGACGCACAAGCCAAACTCAAACGATTCATATTACAAGCATCTCCCAAATCCCAGAAAAGACCATTCGATGCACTGCAAGACTGTTTGAATTCATTCAAGTATTCACCACAAGAGACGCCATACCCCCAAAAATGACTGTCCCCATAAGATCCAACCGTATTCATAACAACTGGCACCCCATCAACATCAATAATTTTTGTTGTGCGGTATGTTTCTAAAGAGTGGGCAAATACATAATCTTCTTCTGCAGAGCAAACTTCAGCCCAATGATCTTCATTAAATTTGGCTTTTTTCATAAAACATGTGCTACCATGGGTATCGTAAGACATTGCACGCAACACTCCTTTTCGATCAA contains:
- a CDS encoding divergent polysaccharide deacetylase family protein, whose translation is MIKLKHIVALFFALGIFAGLSYYLNNQDRAFQILEKLEESANVHEDEETLVENDTLPFEQRLKDEIKVISSSYSKRSKRDVWTLARGKTIVVYLLQAQKFVQKRGGKILLMEEITENPNAYQSAKVDMLTPKGDSLHLILQISDNIFMNNASLMNVAFQAINSTNLTPEIIAKLNNLDYPFDLLIPPFGLNEEFYKSLDKIHNKEIVLWLVMESTKLDKRHNKLRPLRIHHTAEQIEEIINAAKKNLPSATGIATRYGEQAVKHKQLMQAILKPTKRQNLWFMDLSMEDRTVVPQTCKDLNITCKIAFPYNPDNSSIEDYVHQKLREAPKSGTSVMIIPLTEQNLSKIEDISKKAAKQGTTLVDLSTLFNSK
- a CDS encoding pyridoxine 5'-phosphate synthase, producing MSIKLGVNVDHIATIREARKGKEPDPVAAAMIAELAGCNGITAHLREDKRHIQDRDIRLLRGTVTTKLNLEMAPTQAMVQFAINRQPDMVTLVPEVHTELSTEDGLNVSAKIDELAKCIMTLRNNDIQVSVFIDAETEQVKAAKKVGANYVEFNTGKYATAFELGSREEVDREISALQDMTVLAHKYGLNVLAGRGLNYRNVEAVAQIDGIDEIIIGHSIVSRAALVGMERAVKEMIEAIRS
- the truA gene encoding tRNA pseudouridine(38-40) synthase TruA, whose translation is MRYRFRCEYLGSAFYGWQEQNCGGKLRFVTVQSTLEEALSTALRAPIRVVGAGRTDTGVHARGQCVHFDFDGELDPQKVVRSVNGLTKRLIRIRDLEPCAPDFNARYDAVLRYYQYTIFTRPVALMRDFGWECGSLNLDIDAMGREAQSFLGEHDFIDFCIPRNDGKSTLCTLSEFRLERLNDWSCMFHIKGNRFLHRQVRAMVGTLFDIGRGRYPEGTVNQIFEKKFKGERTWAPPQGLVLENVEYRDY
- a CDS encoding NADP-dependent isocitrate dehydrogenase, with product MNTKIYYTLTDESPFLATQSLLPIVSAFAKTADIDVETKNISLPGRILAAFADTLPAGTTFAGKPVTDDLAFLGKLTLEPDANIIKLPNISASVPQLKAAIAELQKNGYALPDYPDAPANDEEKAIRARYDKVKGSAVNPVLRQGNSDRRAPNAVKNYARNNPHSNGVWNESVKTYVASMQADDFYGNEKSITMAEADSFKIEFVDEAGAVTELRAAKPLLKGEIIDATVMRMASLEKFIANAMAEAKAKGLLFSVHLKATMMKVSDPVLFGAFVRVFFKDVFAKYADLFKELGIDANNGLGDLFKRLEGNAKEAEVKAAIDAALAAGPDLAMVDSAKGVTNLHVPSDVIIDASMPAMIRNSGCMWNKEGKLQEVVACIPDRCYAGIYDETIEFCKQNGAFDPKTMGTVPNVGLMAQGAEEYGSHDKTFVAKGKGVIRAVNGKGEVLLQQNVEAGDIFRMCQAKDAPVRDWVKLAVTRARLSNTPAIFWLDPERAHDREIQKKVEAYLPEHDLNGLDIKIMSPRKAIVETMKRAKAGLDTIGVTGNVMRDYLTDLFPILEVGTSAKMLSIVPLMAGGGLYETGAGGSAPKQVQQFLAENYLRWDSLGEYFALVPAFEQVALKDGNKKAKVLADTLDAANGKILEFNRTPARKIGELDNRGSHFYLALYWAQALAAQKDDAELAGKFAPIAAALSAKESEIVAALAAEQGKPADIGGYYVPKAELLKKWMRPVEAFNAIIDNI
- a CDS encoding ATP-dependent endonuclease: MQPQALRLSRITISNLRSIQRETFPLSDFTALIGYNNAGKTNILMGIRWLLANFSLDISYFDDPNHPVEAEGLFEGITEQVLNRLGEEKAAEVEPFLSGTTLRVKKVQRIPGELPGNIEFWAFCPPNGKRKGKDWVRVNDKFTAAFNRMFPESIAIWDFEGNQAYTKLMHEIFKPLERRFGGELSQVIEQFTELLSPGSDCQAEEIKAFDKEVNSALRPLFPSVRVELDIPVPTLETFLKSATIKVVDEDDGFERDISRMGAGSQRAIQMALVRYLAEIKKHHNNHYLSRKLLLIDSPELFLHPQAVELVRVALKNLSNEGYQVVFATHSAQMVTSEDVSTSLLIRKNRERGTFMRKRMEDAVRQVVKDAPSQLQMLFSLSNSNELLFADYVLLTEGKTEWRVLPALFERITGQSFALIKCALVRQGGVSNTRKSMQVLSAMDIPVRAIVDLDYAFTTATRDGFLSANDPDITECRNLFRELACHNHLRLVNGLPVNKHSNISASTAYAMMASMPEAERPIRNIHNKLCEQGIWVWTRGAIEEHLGLNGKNEMVWRNFIERSKSKNFVQTLPDYDGIEALCQWIINGSRGQI
- the miaA gene encoding tRNA (adenosine(37)-N6)-dimethylallyltransferase MiaA; the protein is MPILFALVGATGVGKSRLSLELAERFNAEIIGVDSRQIYKGFAIGTAQPSHADLARVKHHLVDFLDPRKVFSAGDFCANVKSLMAGNPNQNYILVGGTGLYLQSLMLGLPQIPKIDESVRKSFEDDAAKFGSKTLYEKAKLADPEAMEKVELNNVQRIIRILEVFQLTGRKLSDWQKEREGGIGALPVFWLNRSRENLYARIDARVDQMMADGWLDEIHELAKTVPLDAPAWQGLGYKELLCANDGNQVEWILEDVKRKTRNYAKRQLTWFRWQVKSTELDLDTCENPLEYIQNRVVIP